A section of the Methanosarcina mazei S-6 genome encodes:
- a CDS encoding YIP1 family protein: protein MDYIETWKEVIQRPSNFYRKMPVTGGYAEPLTFAAISYLIYGLLSALFNREMIGDMYGYGIGSGGPGLFNSLIIAITFPITGIISVLVGAAILYIIYKVLGGKGSYEGTVRFICYATAVMLLSWIPFIGWVFGFYGLYLYILGGMIVHDVSMVKSAIAVLLPLVLIILLAVAVAVFVLSSTFSTLV, encoded by the coding sequence ATGGATTATATCGAAACATGGAAAGAGGTCATTCAAAGACCTTCTAATTTTTACCGAAAAATGCCAGTGACCGGAGGATACGCTGAGCCGCTTACTTTTGCAGCAATCAGTTATCTCATATACGGGCTTTTGAGTGCACTTTTCAACCGCGAAATGATCGGAGATATGTATGGATATGGAATAGGTTCCGGCGGTCCCGGTCTTTTTAATTCGCTCATTATCGCGATTACGTTTCCCATTACGGGTATTATTTCTGTACTCGTAGGGGCTGCAATACTTTACATAATTTATAAAGTGCTTGGTGGCAAAGGGAGCTATGAAGGTACTGTAAGGTTCATATGCTATGCGACTGCTGTGATGCTGCTTTCCTGGATCCCTTTTATCGGCTGGGTTTTCGGATTTTACGGACTATATCTTTATATTCTCGGCGGAATGATTGTACATGATGTCAGTATGGTGAAATCGGCGATAGCTGTACTCTTGCCTCTAGTCCTGATCATCTTACTGGCCGTGGCTGTAGCAGTATTTGTTCTATCCAGTACTTTTTCAACTCTTGTTTAA